Within Zootoca vivipara chromosome 17, rZooViv1.1, whole genome shotgun sequence, the genomic segment GATCGCAAGCAGGAAGCCTGTGACCCAGAGAACGAGAGGCAAAAGGCagccaggaagagctgccttGGGCGTTGGGCACACACAGGCAGCCACCAAGAGCCCTTGGGAAAACAGGCACCCATACTTCACAGCCTGTGCCACCCGGCAGAGCCCGTCCCCAAAGGTCCAGCCCCAGCTGATCCCCGCTGCGAAAAACGGCAAGATGGTGGCAAAGAGGGCGGTTGACAGAGTTGTGAGAGCGAGCCCGGTTTGCTCCCAAAGCCGGAAGCACATGACCAAGGCAATGGCCAGGGCGAGACTGCCGAGGATGCCCAAAGTGCCAGCTACCACCAGGAATGTGGGGATGACGCCGCCGACCGAGGAGCAAAATGTGCTGTAACACGGTGCGGGGAGAGCGCTGTCAGCGAGCGTGGTATCTTCATAGGTATAATCCTCGGTCCAGGTGGCCAGCAGGTCTGCAAAGTCAGCAGATTCCAAGACATGGCTTGGGCTCCTGTCCTGAATAAAGGGTGAGACACAACACAGAGGTTTAGAGcgcacccttaaaaaaataaataagcagaacTATTTTAACCAAACGCAAATGCATGGATGATGTCACCAGAAGCAGTTGCACGGGGAAGGTCTGTAGCTAGCTCAGGGGtggagga encodes:
- the ACKR1 gene encoding atypical chemokine receptor 1, with amino-acid sequence MGNCVNMDRSPSHVLESADFADLLATWTEDYTYEDTTLADSALPAPCYSTFCSSVGGVIPTFLVVAGTLGILGSLALAIALVMCFRLWEQTGLALTTLSTALFATILPFFAAGISWGWTFGDGLCRVAQAVKYGCLFSQGLLVAACVCPTPKAALPGCLLPLVLWVTGFLLAIPVAVIHGTAKDGGAICALSQAPEVLWWSLTHVIFWLAVFYILPAGIALAKVALKWQRAGWHPPAAVTWVFYLLWMPYGVALILDMLLQMNLLTHTCSLQEHLSYFLGLSEGLGVLHCILCPFLVLGMVIHHQRAAQ